One Danio aesculapii chromosome 22, fDanAes4.1, whole genome shotgun sequence genomic window carries:
- the LOC130216515 gene encoding LOW QUALITY PROTEIN: complement factor H-like (The sequence of the model RefSeq protein was modified relative to this genomic sequence to represent the inferred CDS: inserted 3 bases in 3 codons) gives MRVPVKLLGFVVWLLCLKCGQCIGCLRDDIKYDNVEPVSEASYDDGKIVKVTCQTGFTGMYRLKCENGKWSENIVRPCTKKKCSHPGDAANADFKLLVGTEFVFGTTVVYTCKKGYEMTSRINQRTCRSQGWDNAIPECEAVKCPAIHTDREVIASGNTEEGNYGEVIHFECESSEKKIDGSKDIHCTETGDWSAPVPKCIEITCTAPDIPNGEVIDLMQXYQKEATLKYRCFPGYKIRDAFPRCASHGWTLNPECDVVTCELTSNFEVERVIPEGKTIFRAGESVTITCSKRTWFRTKETSRTFTCKEDGTWNYNPVCEVITCEPPSSDQHVSTYFWRTWKLDETKYYECDWGFYXKAEVATCTQDGLTPKPLCVEIVCAAPSLPNAKITRGQKSKYNLNAAIEYECQPGFEPQGTVKITCISPGQWSGIRQCAGMCGRPDIPDAKIEGVLRQSYRTASTLRYKCNPGFEPEETVEITCDPQAQWTGLQQCTGLKLDCHSLHVKNGFSQPLNKKEILYSCNKGYKPLTGEWWSSVTCSKGSDVPLCMREEECGALPSVQNGKLKLKDQETAEVDCDPGFISNSPSIKCIRGTWXTPTCKAGVWCGIPPKVENALIASKPKLFYTDESNVTYACRRPFSMKGRSTVFCLNGKWEETPICEAGDHCEAPPKVENADITSKVEEFYVEGSCVTYKCRSPFSIKGEGTVSCRFGIWEETPTCEAKCSRPFANFMVLEKEKDTYNNKEILKYTCREPYNKIPGGEWICENGKWNGNFVCTSDICPPPPYVENGSYINRNPDDKIPTDVYYECKAHYVLSERKQYYRCENGRWKTPPKCLKPCAITQDILEAHNMLTNQHTGYLEHGYYFDYYCKHGLTVRTGYDYKRVTCSDGQSDIESCQKYT, from the exons ATGAGAGTTCCTGTAAAACTCCTGGGCTTCGTTGTTTGGTTGTTGTGCCTAAAATGTGGCCAGTGTATAG GTTGTCTTCGAGACGACATTAAATATGACAATGTAGAACCAGTTTCAGAAGCTTCATATGATGATGGAAAAATAGTGAAAGTGACCTGCCAGACAGGTTTTACTGGCATGTACAGATTAAAGTGTGAAAACGGAAAATGGAGTGAAAACATTGTGCGGCCATGTACAa AGAAAAAGTGCAGTCATCCAGGGGACGCAGCAAACGCAGATTTTAAACTTTTAGTGGGGACGGAGTTTGTATTTGGAACAACGGTGGTGTATACTTGCAAGAAAGG gtatgaaatGACAAGCAGAATCAATCAGCGTACCTGCAGATCTCAAGGATGGGACAATGCCATCCCTGAGTGTGAAG CGGTGAAATGTCCAGCCATTCACACAGACAGAGAGGTGATTGCATCGGGCAACACAGAGGAGGGGAATTATGGTGAAGTTATTCATTTTGAATGCGAATCGTCTGAGAAAAAGATAGATGGAAGTAAAGACATTCACTGCACAGAGACGGGCGACTGGAGTGCCCCGGTTCCAAAGTGCATAG agATAACATGCACAGCACCTGACATACCAAATGGAGAAGTTATTGATTTGATGC AATACCAGAAAGAGGCCACATTAAAATACAGATGCTTCCCAGGGTACAAGATTAGAGACGCATTTCCCAGATGTGCCTCACATGGCTGGACTCTGAACCCTGAATGTGATG TTGTAACTTGTGAGCTAACATCAAACTTTGAGGTGGAAAGGGTCATCCCGGAGGGAAAAACTATTTTCAGAGCTGGAGAAAGTGTGACAATCACCTGCTCTAAAAGAACCTGGTTTAGAACAAAAGAAACCAGCAGAACATTTACATGTAAAGAGGATGGAACGTGGAACTATAATCCTGTTTGTGAAG TGATTACATGTGAACCTCCATCAAGTGACCAGCATGTGTCCACCTACTTTTGGAGGACTTGGAAACTGGACGAAACAAAATATTACGAGTGTGATTGGGGTTTTT AAAAGGCAGAAGTGGCTACATGCACACAAGATGGATTAACACCAAAACCACTGTGTGTTG AAATCGTCTGTGCAGCTCCTAGTCTACCAAATGCAAAAATCACAAGAGGTCAGAAATCAAAGTACAATCTCAATGCAGCAATAGAATATGAATGCCAACCTGGATTTGAACCACAGGGCACTGTAAAAATTACCTGTATATCCCCGGGTCAATGGTCAGGCATACGGCAATGCGCTG GAATGTGTGGACGACCTGATATCCCAGATGCAAAAATTGAAGGAGTTCTAAGACAAAGTTACAGAACTGCATCAACACTACGATATAAATGCAATCCGGGATTTGAACCTGAAGAAACAGTTGAAATAACTTGCGATCCCCAAGCTCAATGGACAGGTTTACAGCAGTGCACTGGTTT AAAGCTAGATTGCCATAGTCTACATGTGAAAAATGGGTTTAGTCAACCCTTAAACAAGAAAGAAATCCTTTACTCCTGCAACAAGGGTTACAAACCGTTAACTGGGGAATGGTGGAGCTCAGTGACGTGCAGCAAAGGCTCTGATGTTCCTCTGTGCATGC GGGAGGAAGAATGTGGTGCTTTGCCCAGTGTTCAGAATGGAAAACTAAAACTTAAAGATCAAGAAACCGCTGAAGTTGATTGTGATCCAGGATTCATATCAAATTCACCTTCTATAAAGTGCATCAGAGGTACAT GAACACCGACTTGTAAAG cGGGTGTGTGGTGTGGCATTCCTCCAAAAGTTGAAAATGCACTCATAGCATCCAAACCTAAATTATTTTATACTGATGAATCTAATGTAACATATGCATGCCGAAGACCGTTCTCAATGAAAGGGCGAAGTACAGTTTTCTGCCTCAATGGAAAATGGGAAGAAACACCAATATGTGAAG CGGGTGACCACTGTGAGGCTCCTCCAAAAGTTGAAAATGCAGACATAACATCTAAAGTTGAAGAATTTTATGTAGAGGGATCTTGCGTAACATATAAATGTCGAAGCCCGTTCTCAATCAAAGGGGAAGGTACAGTTTCCTGCCGCTTTGGCATTTGGGAAGAAACACCAACATGTGAAG CAAAGTGTTCCAGGCCATTTGCGAATTTTATGGTGCTGGAAAAAGAGAAAGATACGTACAACAATAAAGAAATTCTGAAATACACATGCAGGGAGCCGTATAATAAAATTCCAGGAGGAGAGTGGATCTGTGAAAATGGAAAATGGAATGGAAACTTTGTCTGCACAA GTGACATCTGCCCACCACCTCCTTATGTTGAAAATGGAAGTTATATTAATAGGAATCCAGATGATAAAATCCCTACTGATGTATACTATGAATGCAAGGCTCACTATGTGTTGAGTGAGAGAAAGCAATATTACAGGTGTGAAAATGGGAGATGGAAAACCCCTCCAAAATGTCTGA AGCCTTGTGCAATTACACAAGATATTCTTGAAGCACACAACATGCTAACCAATCAACACACTGGCTATTTAGAGCATGGTTACTATTTTGACTATTATTGCAAGCATGGATTGACTGTGAGGACAGGATACGACTATAAGAGAGTGACATGTTCTGATGGGCAGTCAGACATTGAATCAT GTCAGAAATACACATAA
- the LOC130215752 gene encoding golgin subfamily A member 6-like protein 6, which produces MALDCSIKDKASSTFRQLRPCSLTPRGQATPGDLSKLQPRPPLRRQAEGTQDQKIIREEVSGQPQLQQTKDKASSTFRQLRPCSLTPRGQATPGDLSKLQPRPPLRRQAEGTQDQKIIREEVSGQPQLQQTRISVKERMEAAAKAWRDENERREKTKIEEEEKQETSSDNVRNLMLMMEERYETLKALKHYEARKENLEKKMDPLQNRNNAHDRHIREALEEKQLKKIQRQKQDASWKITNKLITERISEVFEASGGMLHYADTNLKEKALENRCLDACQFHELPTKVKQCLKDLQIQQNGKTLMEQKREERRQYRRQKRLAIALAPPVVITGRKLMQPTSKSCKESRTS; this is translated from the exons ATGGCTTTGGACTGTTCAAT AAAAGACAAGGCTAGTAGCACATTTCGTCAGTTGAGACCCTGTTCTCTCACGCCGAGAGGTCAGGCGACTCCTGGAGATTTGTCTAAACTCCAGCCACGACCACCGCTGAGAAGGCAGGCAGAAGGCACT CAGGATCAGAAAATAATCCGTGAGGAAGTCTCCGGCCAACCACAGCTCCAGCAAAC AAAAGACAAGGCTAGTAGCACATTTCGTCAGTTGAGACCCTGTTCTCTCACGCCGAGAGGTCAGGCGACTCCTGGAGATTTGTCTAAACTCCAGCCACGACCACCGCTGAGAAGGCAGGCAGAAGGCACT CAGGATCAGAAAATAATCCGTGAGGAAGTCTCCGGCCAACCACAGCTCCAGCAAAC AAGAATCTCTGTTAAAGAGAGAATGGAAGCTGCAGCAAAGGCCTGGAGAGATGAGAATGAGAGAAGAGAGAAGACCAAAATTGAAGAAGAGGAAAAGCAGGAGACCAGCTCTGATAACGTCCGGAATTTGATGTTAATGATGGAGGAAAGATATGAAACATTGAAGGCCCTCAAGCACTACGAGGCCAGAAAGGAAAATCT TGAAAAGAAGATGGATCCCCTGCAAAACCGCAATAATGCTCATGATCGCCACATCAGAGAAGCCCTGGAGGAAAAGCAGCTGAAAAAAATACAGCGGCAGAAACAGGACGCTTCCTGGAAAATCACA AACAAACTTATAACAGAGAGGATCTCAGAGGTCTTTGAGGCGTCTGGAGGGATGCTCCACTATGCTGACACTAATTTAAAGGAGAAAGCATTGGAGAATCGCTGTTTGGACGCCTGCCAGTTCCACGAGCTCCCAACAAAAGTGAAGCAGTGCTTGAAAGATCTCCAGATCCA ACAAAACGGGAAAACCTTGATGGAGCAAAAGAGGGAAGAACGGAGACAATACAGAAGACAAAAAAGGCTGGCGATAGCACTCGCTCCTCCTGTGGTTATA ACTGGAAGAAAGCTGATGCAGCCCACCTCCAAGAGCTGTAAAGAAAGCAGAACCAGTTAA